Proteins from a genomic interval of Cucumis melo cultivar AY chromosome 7, USDA_Cmelo_AY_1.0, whole genome shotgun sequence:
- the LOC103494737 gene encoding uncharacterized protein LOC103494737 isoform X2, with product MWRSFDFKRPTTFRAVGFATKKNSKALSNSKPPVLVQFAHRDCIQRWCSEKGSTVCEICLQNYEPGYTAPSKKPHHTDQGVTIRDGVEIPRSEDEEAAEPASPRDGDGASLSACSTTANRGASCCKSVALTFTLVLLVRHFYDVVAVGTDEYPFTLATVLILRASGIIFPMYVIIRTITAIQNSVRRNRYRYQYRNHEDFDDDDDEEDDISSFEDDDRRLHHIV from the exons ATGTGGAGGAGTTTCGATTTCAAACGTCCTACGACGTTTCGCGCTGTAGGATTTGCCACGAAGAAGAATTCGAAAGCCCTCTCCAACTCGAAGCCCCCTGTTCTTGTTCAG TTTGCTCATAGAGATTGTATTCAGAGATGGTGCAGCGAAAAAGGCAGCACAGTTTGTGAAATTTGTCTCCAg AATTACGAACCTGGATATACTGCACCTTCTAAGAAGCCTCATCACACCGATCAAGGTGTCACCATTAg GGATGGTGTGGAAATCCCGAGAAGCGAGGATGAAGAGGCGGCAGAGCCGGCATCGCCGCGCGATGGCGACGGCGCGTCCCTCTCCGCCTGCTCTACCACCGCCAACCGTGGTGCTTCCTGCTGTAAATCCGTCGCTCTTACT TTTACTTTAGTGTTGTTGGTGAGACATTTCTATGATGTGGTTGCTGTTGGCACCGATGAGTATCCATTTACACTTGCCACT GTGCTTATTTTAAGAGCAAGTGGAATTATTTTTCCTATGTACGTGATAATTAGAACGATCACCGCTATTCAAAACAGTGTTCGTCGAAATCGGTATCGGTATCAATATCGGAATCACGAG GattttgatgatgatgatgatgaagaagatgatatctCGAGCTTTGAAGATGATGATAGAAGACTGCATCATATTGTCTAA
- the LOC103494734 gene encoding bZIP transcription factor 53 yields MASIPRQTSSGSNGASPPSALPDERKRKRMQSNRESARRSRMRKQKQLEDLAGEVSRLQIANNQLVQSIGAKEQAFVQVDNMNNVLRAQAIELTDRLRSLNSVLHIVEEVSGLAMDIPEIPDPLLKPWELSRPVLPVADVFLC; encoded by the coding sequence atggCTTCTATTCCAAGGCAAACCAGTTCGGGATCTAATGGAGCTTCTCCTCCATCTGCTCTTCCTGATGAGAGGAAGAGGAAGCGGATGCAATCTAACCGTGAATCGGCTCGGAGATCTCGGATGAGAAAGCAGAAGCAATTAGAGGATCTTGCTGGTGAGGTAAGCCGATTACAAATTGCCAATAATCAGCTTGTGCAGAGCATTGGTGCAAAGGAGCAAGCTTTTGTCCAAGTCGACAACATGAATAATGTTCTCAGGGCTCAAGCTATTGAACTCACTGATCGTCTGCGCTCCTTGAACTCTGTCCTTCATATTGTAGAGGAGGTTAGCGGCCTTGCTATGGATATCCCTGAAATACCCGATCCGCTCTTGAAGCCCTGGGAGCTCTCTCGCCCAGTTCTGCCTGTAGCTGACGTGTTCCTCTGTTAG
- the LOC103494737 gene encoding uncharacterized protein LOC103494737 isoform X1, which translates to MEEVFVYVEEFRFQTSYDVSRCRICHEEEFESPLQLEAPCSCSGTIKFAHRDCIQRWCSEKGSTVCEICLQNYEPGYTAPSKKPHHTDQGVTIRDGVEIPRSEDEEAAEPASPRDGDGASLSACSTTANRGASCCKSVALTFTLVLLVRHFYDVVAVGTDEYPFTLATVLILRASGIIFPMYVIIRTITAIQNSVRRNRYRYQYRNHEDFDDDDDEEDDISSFEDDDRRLHHIV; encoded by the exons ATGGAGGAAGTATTTGTATATGTGGAGGAGTTTCGATTTCAAACGTCCTACGACGTTTCGCGCTGTAGGATTTGCCACGAAGAAGAATTCGAAAGCCCTCTCCAACTCGAAGCCCCCTGTTCTTGTTCAGGTACCATTAag TTTGCTCATAGAGATTGTATTCAGAGATGGTGCAGCGAAAAAGGCAGCACAGTTTGTGAAATTTGTCTCCAg AATTACGAACCTGGATATACTGCACCTTCTAAGAAGCCTCATCACACCGATCAAGGTGTCACCATTAg GGATGGTGTGGAAATCCCGAGAAGCGAGGATGAAGAGGCGGCAGAGCCGGCATCGCCGCGCGATGGCGACGGCGCGTCCCTCTCCGCCTGCTCTACCACCGCCAACCGTGGTGCTTCCTGCTGTAAATCCGTCGCTCTTACT TTTACTTTAGTGTTGTTGGTGAGACATTTCTATGATGTGGTTGCTGTTGGCACCGATGAGTATCCATTTACACTTGCCACT GTGCTTATTTTAAGAGCAAGTGGAATTATTTTTCCTATGTACGTGATAATTAGAACGATCACCGCTATTCAAAACAGTGTTCGTCGAAATCGGTATCGGTATCAATATCGGAATCACGAG GattttgatgatgatgatgatgaagaagatgatatctCGAGCTTTGAAGATGATGATAGAAGACTGCATCATATTGTCTAA
- the LOC107991269 gene encoding uncharacterized protein LOC107991269 translates to MSFAISSPIQYLLNGTGFGNGVLEIQLSYVERVISVSSVSQRILYETQPIPFNNAHFYLSVHHLQDPLFYIRQFLFSLNIRRENIARQIASYVAHMCNGNTGRNSNFYVIARVDLVRAIRIEEESMWRDGGGVVVEAETVVFDEVPRARRGVVVGERLRKLKSEEEEGDCSVCLDELDCGKREVIRIPCGHVYHESCIFEWLNNNNSCPLCRTSFPLDNPNTY, encoded by the coding sequence ATGTCCTTTGCAATTTCTTCTCCAATTCAATACCTTCTCAACGGTACTGGTTTCGGCAATGGAGTACTGGAGATACAATTAAGTTACGTGGAACGAGTAATCTCTGTTTCTTCAGTCTCCCAACGAATCCTGTACGAAACTCAACCCATTCCCTTCAACAATGCACACTTCTATCTCTCGGTGCACCACCTTCAAGATCCGTTGTTCTACATTCGGCAATTTCTCTTCTCACTCAACATTCGCCGGGAAAACATAGCTCGGCAAATCGCTTCCTACGTCGCCCACATGTGCAACGGAAACACGGGGAGGAATTCGAATTTCTATGTCATCGCTAGAGTGGATTTGGTGAGAGCCATCCGAATTGAAGAAGAGTCGATGTGGAGAGATGGGGGTGGAGTGGTGGTGGAGGCCGAGACGGTGGTGTTCGATGAGGTTCCGCGGGCGAGGAGAGGAGTGGTGGTGGGGGAGAGGTTGAGGAAGTTGAAATCGGAGGAAGAAGAGGGAGATTGCAGTGTGTGTTTGGATGAATTGGATTGTGGAAAGAGGGAGGTGATAAGAATTCCTTGCGGCCATGTTTATCATGAATCATGCATCTTCGAGTGGCTTAACAACAACAATTCTTGCCCTCTGTGTAGAACCTCATTCCCACTAGACAACCCAAATACTTACTAA
- the LOC103494733 gene encoding calvin cycle protein CP12-2, chloroplastic, producing MATISGVNLSSPRILAKAAQTPKVQPLNVGWLRCSWKQSTRVGAIRLRVPPVHAAPDKISDKVEESIKNAEEACAGDPVSGECAAAWDEVEELSAAASHARDRKKESDPLENYCKDNPETEECRTYDN from the coding sequence ATGGCTACCATTTCCGGAGTGAACCTCTCAAGTCCAAGAATCTTGGCCAAGGCAGCCCAGACACCTAAAGTACAGCCTCTCAATGTTGGGTGGCTCCGCTGCTCGTGGAAGCAATCGACCCGAGTTGGAGCCATAAGGTTGAGAGTCCCACCGGTTCATGCTGCACCGGATAAGATATCGGATAAGGTAGAAGAGAGCATAAAAAATGCGGAGGAGGCTTGTGCAGGTGACCCCGTGAGTGGCGAGTGTGCTGCAGCGTGGGACGAAGTTGAGGAATTAAGCGCAGCAGCAAGCCATGCACGTGACAGAAAGAAGGAATCGGATCCATTGGAAAACTATTGCAAGGACAACCCAGAGACTGAGGAATGTCGCACCTACGACAACTGA